A segment of the Deltaproteobacteria bacterium genome:
AAGTTCCAGAAAGAATACGGCATGGAGGTGATCATCCCGGACAAGAAGGCCTTCATGGAGCATGCGCGCGAATTCTACAGCCAGGATAAGTTCAACAAGCGCTGGGGCGAGGGGATGTACACGAAGATTCAGACCCTGCCTTGATCGGCCGGGATTGCCTTGGGAGAGACCCGGGTCTTTTCCAAGGCATTTTGTTTCCTGCAGGATGGAAGCCGAAGATGAGCGGACTGGCCAAGAAGGTTTTCGACATTCTGGAGATCCACCTTGCAAACCTGGTTTTCCTCCTGCTCATCGTCTCCGTGTCGGTGGAGGTATTCTCCCGCTACGTTCTCGACAACCCGCTCCCGAAGTTCTTCGAGCTTTCGATCTACAGCTTTGTCTGGATCATCTACCTCGGTGCGGCCCTTGCCAAGCGTTACGACCAGCATATACGATTCGACATCTTCTATCGCAAGTTCTCACGGAAGACGAGGCTTCTCGTCGACACCGTCTTCGACATAGTGACCAACGTGGCCGTCCTTTTCCTTGTCGTACCGAGCAT
Coding sequences within it:
- a CDS encoding TRAP transporter small permease, which produces MSGLAKKVFDILEIHLANLVFLLLIVSVSVEVFSRYVLDNPLPKFFELSIYSFVWIIYLGAALAKRYDQHIRFDIFYRKFSRKTRLLVDTVFDIVTNVAVLFLVVPSIKYTVWSYRIKASALRIPWTYLLVCFPLFLCLILVHDSMSIFFNVRELLGKGKHQQEDLPWR